In Onychostoma macrolepis isolate SWU-2019 chromosome 12, ASM1243209v1, whole genome shotgun sequence, a single window of DNA contains:
- the lzts2b gene encoding leucine zipper putative tumor suppressor 2 homolog → MALVQSLPVSIDHPGPGLDPRLHPASPPLMGAMGAVSSMMQSHVTYPDRANIEVSTKFRKGTPGSGRLLSETSQGSRTPSSKRRAVTSRAKGFGTRSYSHEDLIRDWNDNHLDVGSTGVDGPPKLVPVSGQLERNVQQAIIRPTAFKPVVPRSRNGVQYLSPQLRAGLSGSQGNLSMLSPEDEDISPMTTERRSSFSGARNALFSQSFTMTDTARNSLTNLPAYNGPSQSQSQSEAGKHHGHSNSDSGRSSSSKSTGSLSGRGPLLTDPLSPPPIEAYEAIVRDLEDKLRDRDLELQRLRENLDENEAAICQVYEERQKRTELEMEEFRQTCAAKMQKASHKAQREQQLLQLQMFQLQQEKKKQQEDMTQLLQERQRLEDRCASFEREHTQLGPRLEETKWEVCQKSGEISLLKQQLKDLQADLAQRVGELVTLRGQLREVRAELQTNQTQLQEAHTASRTRTLELEVCENELQRRKSENELLREKMSRLEDESSHQRLSADDSEELNASKQQVERLKGELAYERQRFSDRTSAFESERKSWEEEKDKVIRYQKQLQQNYVQMYKRNRDLERSLRQLSLELESREQDDDSSGNEVTFDDIAATEI, encoded by the exons ATGGCGCTGGTCCAGTCTCTCCCTGTGTCCATTGACCATCCAGGACCAGGCCTGGACCCGCGTCTCCATCCCGCCTCGCCTCCTCTGATGGGAGCGATGGGTGCCGTCAGCAGCATGATGCAGAGTCACGTCACTTATCCTGACCGCGCAAACATAGAGGTCAGCACCAAATTCCGCAAGGGCACACCGGGCTCCGGACGCCTGCTGTCCGAAACCTCACAGGGAAGCCGGACTCCGTCCAGCAAGAGGAGGGCCGTCACCAGCAGAGCCAAGGGCTTCGGGACTCGCTCATATTCACATGAGGACTTGATAAGAGACTGGAACGATAATCATTTGGATGTGGGTTCAACTGGTGTGGACGGACCTCCGAAACTGGTTCCAGTGTCTGGACAATTAGAAAGA AACGTTCAGCAGGCCATAATCAGACCCACTGCCTTCAAACCCGTGGTCCCTCGGAGCCGTAACGGCGTGCAGTATCTGTCCCCGCAGCTCAGAGCCGGTCTGTCGGGAAGCCAAGGAAACCTCAGCATGCTTTCTCCAGAAGACGAAGACATCTCGCCCATGACGACGGAACGGCGCAGCTCTTTCAGCGGCGCTCGTAACGCTTTGTTCAGCCAGTCCTTTACCATGACGGACACGGCACGCAACTCCTTAACCAACCTGCCGGCGTATAACGGGCCGAGCCAGAGCCAGAGCCAGAGCGAGGCCGGCAAACATCACGGACACTCCAACTCCGACAGCGGCCGCTCCTCGTCCAGCAAGAGCACGGGCTCCCTGAGCGGCCGCGGCCCGCTGCTGACCGACCCGCTGAGCCCGCCGCCCATCGAGGCCTACGAGGCAATCGTCAGAGACCTGGAGGACAAACTGAGGGATCGAGACCTGGAGCTTCAGCGGCTCCGAGAAAACCTGGACGAGAACGAAGCAGCTATCTGTCAG GTGTACGAGGAGCGTCAGAAGCGCACGGAGCTGGAGATGGAGGAGTTCAGACAGACGTGTGCAGCTAAGATGCAGAAGGCGTCTCATAAGGCGCAGCGCGAGCAGCAGCTCCTGCAGCTCCAGATGTTTCAGCTGCAGCAGGAGAAGAAGAAGCAGCAGGAGGACATGACGCAGCTCCTGCAGGAGCGCCAGAGGCTCGAGGATCGCTGCGCCTCCTTCGAACGAGAACACACACAGCTGGGGCCCAGACTGGAGGAGACCAAGTGGGAG GTGTGCCAGAAGTCTGGAGAGATTTCCCTGCTGAAGCAGCAGCTAAAGGACCTCCAGGCCGATCTGGCGCAGCGCGTTGGTGAGCTGGTGACGTTACGAGGACAGCTGCGAGAGGTTCGAGCCGAGCTGCAGACGAATCAGACTCAGCTGCAGGAGGCGCACACGGCCTCGCGCACACGGACGCTGGAGCTCGAGGTCTGCGAGAACGAACTGCAGCGTCGCAAGAGCGAGAACGAGCTGCTCCGGGAGAAAATGAGCCGTCTGGAAGACGAGTCGTCTCACCAGCGTCTGAGCGCAGACGACAGCGAGGAACTGAACGCTTCAAAGCAGCAGGTTGAGCGATTAAAGGGGGAGCTTGCTTACGAACGCCAGCGGTTCTCTGATCGCACGTCTGCGTtcgagagcgagagaaagagcTGGGAGGAGGAGAAAGACAAAGTGATTCGATATCAGAAACAGCTGCAGCAGAACTACGTGCAGATGTACAAAAGGAACCGAGATCTGGAGCGATCGCTCCGGCAGCTCAGCCTCGAGCTGGAGTCCCGAGAACAGGATGATGACAGCAGCGGAAATGAAGTCACGTTTGACGACATCGCTGCTACCGAGATCTGA